Proteins encoded in a region of the Candidatus Hydrogenedentota bacterium genome:
- a CDS encoding NAD(P)H-dependent glycerol-3-phosphate dehydrogenase yields the protein MNICIMGAGAWGLALARLLGLKGHGVSLWCRRPQVAVSLRENRQRPELLPDVVLPASVAVVSEPVDDADMVVLAVPSHAMRSVLETHPMPSGAIQVSVTKGIENDTLRRMSEVIAETGGKGPIAVLSGPSHAEEVGRGLPASLVAASHDEAVAVQVQKIFMTDTFRVYTSSDLVGVELGGALKNVMAIAAGVCDGLGLGDNAKAALMTRGLAEIARLGVSMGADPLTFAGLSGLGDLVVTCASRHSRNRALGERIGRGETIAGILGKMQTVAEGVRTAQSACDLAQRQGIEMPITERVRAVLFHGEEPRRAIAALMQRDAKPERN from the coding sequence ATGAATATTTGCATCATGGGAGCGGGCGCATGGGGCCTGGCCTTGGCGCGTCTGCTTGGATTGAAGGGGCACGGCGTTTCTTTGTGGTGCCGGCGTCCGCAGGTCGCGGTTTCTTTGCGCGAAAACCGGCAACGCCCCGAATTGCTTCCGGATGTCGTGTTGCCGGCATCAGTGGCGGTCGTGTCGGAACCGGTGGACGATGCCGATATGGTTGTGCTGGCGGTCCCATCGCATGCCATGCGGTCGGTGCTCGAAACGCATCCCATGCCGTCCGGCGCGATACAGGTCAGCGTAACCAAGGGGATTGAGAACGATACCCTTCGACGAATGAGCGAGGTTATAGCCGAAACCGGCGGAAAAGGTCCGATTGCCGTCTTGTCCGGGCCAAGCCATGCCGAGGAAGTGGGGCGCGGTCTACCCGCCTCCCTTGTGGCAGCCAGCCACGACGAGGCGGTCGCGGTACAAGTGCAGAAGATATTCATGACGGATACGTTTCGTGTCTATACCTCAAGTGATTTGGTGGGTGTCGAATTGGGCGGAGCGCTGAAAAACGTCATGGCAATTGCCGCGGGCGTATGTGACGGGCTTGGATTGGGAGATAACGCCAAAGCGGCCCTGATGACCCGCGGACTGGCCGAGATTGCCCGATTGGGCGTGTCAATGGGCGCCGATCCCCTTACCTTCGCCGGATTGAGCGGGCTGGGCGATCTGGTGGTGACCTGCGCCAGCCGACACTCGCGAAACCGGGCTCTCGGTGAACGCATTGGACGCGGCGAAACGATTGCCGGCATCCTGGGAAAAATGCAGACGGTTGCCGAGGGGGTGCGCACGGCCCAGTCTGCCTGCGATTTGGCCCAAAGACAAGGCATTGAAATGCCCATCACGGAACGGGTCCGTGCCGTCCTGTTTCATGGCGAAGAACCACGCCGGGCGATTGCCGCGCTCATGCAGCGCGACGCCAAACCCGAGCGTAACTGA
- a CDS encoding pentapeptide repeat-containing protein — translation MSSTLHQPYLCDEGGCLSPALTGERRCWAHLDDPAGFLRVLHLGNAAGAWLAGIDLSGRDLRGANFSGARLSGANLSGADLRDADLTRCFLDFANLRGAILANANLELAVLGGADLAGADFEGANLRRSNLVGAQGPRARFIRANLYYARPGNANFPDAVFDYACIERTIFRRANLAGASFTGAEGNANFENANLEGIRR, via the coding sequence ATGTCTAGTACACTCCATCAACCTTATCTGTGCGACGAGGGTGGATGCCTTTCTCCCGCGTTGACCGGTGAACGACGGTGTTGGGCGCATCTGGACGATCCGGCGGGATTCCTCCGGGTGCTTCATCTTGGCAACGCCGCAGGCGCCTGGCTGGCGGGGATCGATCTTTCCGGACGGGATCTGCGCGGCGCGAATTTCAGCGGGGCGCGGCTGTCCGGCGCAAATCTTTCCGGCGCCGATCTGCGCGACGCCGACCTGACTCGCTGTTTCCTTGATTTCGCCAATCTGCGTGGAGCGATCCTGGCCAACGCAAACTTGGAGTTGGCCGTGCTGGGCGGCGCCGATTTGGCCGGCGCGGATTTTGAAGGCGCCAACCTTCGACGATCGAACCTGGTCGGCGCACAGGGACCCCGCGCGCGATTCATTCGCGCCAACCTCTACTATGCCCGGCCCGGCAACGCGAATTTTCCCGATGCCGTGTTCGATTATGCGTGCATTGAACGAACGATTTTCCGGCGCGCCAATCTGGCCGGCGCGTCTTTCACGGGCGCGGAAGGGAACGCCAATTTCGAAAACGCCAATCTGGAAGGCATCCGCCGATGA
- a CDS encoding neutral/alkaline non-lysosomal ceramidase N-terminal domain-containing protein, with amino-acid sequence MRKMPEILGFLLLFAALDVCVGGRCHALEAGAAKADITPPLGTPLNGYGSRMGRGATSVHDPLWARCLYLNDGETSLFLINADLCIINRELRARVLELAPPEVKPQNIILTATHTHSGTGATVKQLVFRAVAGRFMPEVLEQTAQGFAKAMREAYEDRKRAAIGYGTGEQHDFTSNRRETGGPIDPQIGVIRVDDADGNPIAIVTNLAAHPTTVHDDDLYAISAEYPGYYYETLEKLVGGHCVAMFLNGAEGNQRPTNPENKDHWGRVESLGRILAERAKSIADTITCGDHKLHLACSTPDMPLSLASTLVFPSTILHALEIGDLLLTFLPGEPCVEIGLELRKRALARGYAAQFSVGLSNDHLMYFVPPEYYGRLYYETASNFYGPGMMEWFCREFSKLMTKGEPEPDRPIPEPAVLGEVEGGLRCAVSGDAYAMGYQRGAAFKEEIGELYRARLVVPMDEGKLKPSSQVWKYLQAARLDVSPLLLFAMAMGVRPLLQGLSMDTLDELRGMADAACLPFDSLWMLQCASIITAQPTADGFYRAPLCTMFAAVGDHAGAGELLVARNLDWDEPEKAVIVEAKPASGHAFAHVGFAWNAGVFTGMNDAGLILCAERVESLGVPSIDAPPVEFVLREILQNEENLSAAVSRLQGYSTLRGYHVLAAGFDMKSPPPEENEKEAKGRGRKRSSLRSPAKKTGDACVLEFGARVNIRRPDKGILLGVDPASATDENDRIRYGRVAELVGGEHIVGAGKMKTILADHEIGKPEPACIWNRNTRQSVVFEPSEGMVHAAFPGDDGMPGDYTSVSVKGGAR; translated from the coding sequence ATGCGTAAAATGCCTGAAATATTAGGCTTTCTTTTATTGTTTGCGGCGCTGGATGTATGCGTCGGGGGACGGTGCCATGCGCTGGAAGCCGGGGCGGCGAAAGCGGATATCACGCCGCCTCTTGGCACGCCGTTGAACGGATATGGCAGCCGGATGGGAAGGGGCGCAACATCGGTCCACGACCCGCTGTGGGCCCGCTGCCTGTATCTAAACGACGGTGAAACGTCGCTCTTTCTGATCAACGCGGATTTGTGCATCATCAACCGCGAACTGCGCGCACGCGTGCTTGAACTGGCGCCCCCGGAAGTCAAGCCCCAAAACATCATTCTGACGGCCACCCATACACACAGCGGCACGGGCGCGACAGTCAAACAACTCGTGTTCCGGGCGGTGGCAGGCCGTTTCATGCCGGAGGTGCTCGAACAGACCGCGCAAGGTTTCGCCAAGGCTATGCGCGAAGCCTACGAGGATCGCAAACGCGCCGCTATCGGGTATGGAACAGGCGAACAACACGATTTCACATCGAATCGGCGCGAAACCGGAGGCCCGATCGATCCGCAAATCGGTGTGATTCGTGTGGACGACGCCGACGGCAATCCCATCGCCATTGTCACGAATCTGGCGGCGCACCCGACGACCGTCCATGACGACGATCTGTACGCGATTTCGGCCGAGTATCCTGGCTATTACTACGAAACACTCGAAAAACTCGTCGGGGGGCATTGCGTGGCAATGTTCCTCAATGGCGCGGAAGGGAATCAACGGCCCACAAATCCCGAAAACAAAGACCATTGGGGCCGTGTCGAATCGCTGGGCCGCATTTTGGCCGAGCGGGCCAAATCCATTGCCGACACCATTACATGCGGGGATCACAAACTACACTTGGCCTGTTCGACGCCCGATATGCCGCTATCGCTGGCTTCGACGCTGGTGTTTCCGTCCACAATCCTACATGCGCTTGAAATCGGTGATTTGCTGCTGACCTTCCTTCCCGGCGAACCCTGCGTCGAAATCGGCCTTGAACTGCGCAAGCGCGCGTTGGCGCGCGGATATGCGGCCCAGTTCAGCGTCGGCCTGAGCAACGATCACCTCATGTATTTCGTTCCACCGGAATACTACGGTCGGCTGTATTACGAAACGGCGAGCAACTTCTACGGGCCGGGCATGATGGAATGGTTCTGTCGCGAATTCTCGAAATTGATGACCAAGGGCGAACCGGAACCCGACCGGCCCATTCCCGAACCGGCGGTTCTGGGCGAAGTGGAGGGCGGCTTACGCTGTGCGGTGTCAGGGGACGCCTATGCAATGGGTTATCAGCGCGGCGCGGCCTTCAAGGAAGAAATCGGCGAGTTGTATCGCGCGCGGCTCGTGGTTCCGATGGATGAAGGAAAACTGAAACCGTCCTCGCAGGTCTGGAAATATCTGCAAGCGGCCCGGCTGGACGTGTCGCCGCTGCTGCTGTTCGCGATGGCCATGGGCGTGCGGCCGTTGCTGCAGGGACTCTCGATGGACACGCTCGATGAACTGCGGGGCATGGCCGACGCCGCCTGTTTGCCGTTCGATTCGCTGTGGATGCTCCAATGCGCTTCCATTATCACGGCCCAGCCCACGGCCGATGGATTTTACCGTGCGCCGCTGTGCACGATGTTTGCGGCCGTCGGCGATCACGCGGGCGCCGGCGAATTGCTTGTCGCGCGGAATCTCGATTGGGATGAACCCGAAAAAGCCGTCATCGTCGAGGCCAAACCGGCTTCGGGCCACGCCTTTGCTCACGTGGGCTTTGCCTGGAACGCCGGGGTATTTACCGGCATGAATGACGCCGGACTGATCCTGTGCGCCGAACGCGTCGAGTCGCTGGGCGTTCCTTCCATAGATGCTCCTCCGGTTGAGTTCGTACTGCGCGAAATTCTGCAGAACGAGGAAAATCTTTCGGCGGCCGTGTCGCGTTTGCAGGGATATTCAACGTTACGGGGATATCATGTGTTGGCCGCCGGATTCGATATGAAATCCCCCCCGCCGGAGGAAAACGAAAAAGAGGCAAAAGGACGTGGGCGCAAGCGTTCTTCGCTCCGGAGCCCCGCCAAAAAGACCGGAGACGCCTGCGTCCTTGAATTCGGTGCGCGCGTGAATATCCGCCGTCCCGACAAGGGGATTCTCCTCGGCGTGGATCCGGCATCGGCCACGGACGAAAACGACCGGATACGCTATGGTCGTGTGGCGGAATTGGTTGGCGGCGAGCATATTGTGGGCGCCGGAAAGATGAAAACGATCCTGGCGGATCATGAGATTGGAAAACCGGAACCGGCGTGCATCTGGAATCGAAACACCCGGCAGAGCGTGGTTTTCGAACCGTCCGAGGGCATGGTGCATGCCGCTTTTCCCGGCGATGACGGCATGCCCGGCGATTATACGTCCGTTTCGGTGAAAGGGGGTGCTCGATGA
- a CDS encoding MBL fold metallo-hydrolase yields the protein MIFRAFLLNVNEANAYVIGCEHDREALLVDAGDFDGRIKDFLDEQRLKLAAIFLTHDHYDHTNGLDDAIAYSDAVVYGGHGQSGCSKSRPVEHGGIIRVGRLEGRVLATPGHTSDSLSLAFEGLVFTGDALFAGSVGGTASPRAAKQQIEHLRKHVLTLPDDYAVYPGHGPASTIAIERQYNPFFV from the coding sequence ATGATTTTCCGCGCTTTTCTGTTGAATGTAAACGAGGCCAACGCTTACGTGATCGGTTGCGAACACGACCGTGAGGCCCTTCTGGTTGACGCCGGTGATTTTGATGGACGGATTAAAGATTTCCTCGACGAACAACGGCTCAAACTGGCGGCGATCTTCCTGACGCACGACCATTACGACCATACCAACGGACTCGACGACGCAATCGCCTATTCCGATGCCGTGGTCTATGGTGGGCACGGCCAATCGGGCTGTTCCAAGTCGCGACCGGTGGAGCATGGCGGTATTATTCGCGTAGGACGTCTTGAAGGACGGGTGCTGGCTACTCCCGGCCACACGAGCGACAGCCTCAGTCTCGCGTTCGAGGGTCTTGTTTTTACTGGCGACGCTCTGTTTGCTGGAAGTGTCGGCGGGACCGCTTCTCCACGGGCCGCCAAGCAGCAAATCGAACATCTCCGAAAACACGTGCTCACCTTGCCGGACGACTATGCCGTGTATCCCGGTCATGGACCTGCCAGCACCATTGCCATCGAACGCCAATACAATCCCTTCTTCGTGTAA
- a CDS encoding uroporphyrinogen decarboxylase family protein has translation MLTGKENYYRAIMHGSPEWVPVQLHCPFDCLHEQDEGKKSRIVEMSRQFPNDLLKLEPVFHYVQPPAKVDGVTRWVDHWGTGWADDGNGAKTEFHPLEAGYELMDSYPFPDPHEPEIFVAAERALAQRGDRYVLAPVWFTLFERMWMLRGFDNMLLDPLVNENDFFYLQDIVLGFALGMIDEWLRRGVDGVFFSDDWGSQRGLLINPDDWRRYWKPAYEQLFGRVRGGGAHVWMHLCGDIRAILPDLLELGLDVLNPVQPQAMSIRELARDFGGNVCFNGGVDVQGVLVAGTPAEVRAHVCELMNVFARSDGGYVLTTSHGIMPETPLDNIIALYETALGLCKPLGR, from the coding sequence ATGTTGACAGGAAAAGAGAATTATTACCGCGCAATCATGCACGGGTCACCGGAATGGGTACCCGTCCAACTGCATTGTCCGTTCGATTGCCTTCATGAACAGGACGAGGGGAAAAAGAGCCGAATTGTCGAGATGTCACGACAGTTCCCGAACGATTTGCTCAAACTGGAACCGGTTTTTCACTATGTCCAGCCGCCGGCCAAGGTGGATGGCGTAACGCGCTGGGTAGATCATTGGGGTACGGGCTGGGCCGATGACGGCAACGGGGCCAAGACCGAATTCCATCCGCTTGAGGCTGGATACGAACTCATGGACTCCTACCCGTTTCCGGATCCGCACGAGCCGGAGATCTTCGTTGCGGCGGAGCGCGCTCTTGCTCAACGGGGCGATCGGTATGTGTTGGCCCCGGTTTGGTTCACGTTGTTCGAACGGATGTGGATGTTGCGCGGTTTCGACAACATGTTGCTGGACCCTCTCGTGAATGAGAACGACTTCTTCTACCTGCAAGACATCGTCCTCGGTTTTGCGCTCGGGATGATTGACGAATGGTTGCGACGAGGTGTGGACGGCGTTTTCTTTTCGGACGATTGGGGCAGCCAGCGCGGGCTTCTGATCAATCCGGACGATTGGCGCCGCTATTGGAAGCCGGCCTATGAACAACTGTTCGGTCGGGTGCGCGGCGGCGGGGCGCACGTATGGATGCACCTCTGTGGCGACATTCGCGCCATCCTGCCCGACTTGCTCGAACTTGGACTCGATGTCCTGAATCCTGTCCAGCCACAGGCGATGTCCATTCGTGAACTTGCCCGCGACTTTGGTGGCAACGTGTGCTTTAACGGGGGGGTGGATGTCCAAGGCGTATTGGTTGCGGGCACTCCCGCCGAGGTTCGTGCGCATGTGTGCGAATTGATGAATGTCTTTGCGCGTTCTGACGGTGGATATGTGTTGACAACCAGCCATGGGATCATGCCCGAGACCCCGCTTGACAACATTATCGCCCTTTATGAAACGGCACTCGGCTTGTGCAAGCCGCTTGGTAGGTAG
- a CDS encoding haloacid dehalogenase-like hydrolase: MSEKSLFTQNVIAIIWDFDKTLSPHYMQTPLFNAYGIDERAFWAEVAALPSYYARAGVCVQRDTCYLGHLLSYVQHGRMPGLTNAKLRECGGSIVFFPGIPELFDRLGSDLAGDPFQELGLHVEHYVVSTGLKEMIQGSTIAPKLAGIWASEFIETPAAPGFDASSQPESGVISQIAGFLDHTTKTRALFEINKGVNRYEGISVNDRLPEEERRVPFRNMIYIADGPSDIPSFSVVRKEGGLAYAVYDPDSREQFAQAVALQEQGRVDAYGPADYRPGSQTDLWLRLQVRRMAERIFTDRRQAFDRRVVRGPIHIEEG; this comes from the coding sequence ATGAGTGAAAAGAGCCTGTTTACACAAAACGTCATTGCGATCATTTGGGATTTCGACAAGACCCTGTCCCCGCATTACATGCAAACACCGCTTTTCAATGCCTATGGGATTGACGAACGGGCATTTTGGGCGGAGGTGGCCGCGTTGCCGTCATATTATGCACGGGCGGGTGTTTGCGTACAGCGGGATACCTGCTACTTGGGGCATTTGTTGTCGTATGTGCAACACGGGCGCATGCCGGGTCTGACGAATGCAAAGTTGCGGGAGTGCGGCGGGAGTATCGTTTTTTTCCCGGGCATACCGGAGTTGTTCGACCGCCTGGGGAGCGATTTGGCCGGCGATCCGTTTCAAGAACTGGGATTGCATGTCGAACACTATGTGGTCAGCACGGGACTGAAGGAGATGATCCAGGGTTCGACTATTGCCCCGAAGTTGGCGGGAATCTGGGCCAGTGAATTTATCGAGACTCCGGCGGCCCCCGGTTTCGATGCCTCGAGCCAACCGGAATCCGGGGTAATCAGCCAAATTGCGGGGTTTCTTGATCATACGACCAAGACACGGGCCCTATTCGAAATCAACAAGGGCGTGAATCGTTATGAAGGCATTTCGGTCAATGATCGACTCCCGGAAGAAGAGCGGCGCGTCCCGTTCAGGAACATGATTTATATCGCGGACGGCCCCAGCGACATACCGTCGTTTTCGGTTGTGCGCAAAGAAGGCGGCTTGGCCTATGCGGTATACGACCCGGATTCCCGCGAGCAGTTTGCCCAGGCGGTTGCCTTGCAGGAGCAGGGGCGCGTGGACGCCTACGGTCCCGCCGATTATCGTCCAGGCAGCCAGACGGATCTCTGGCTGAGGCTGCAAGTGCGCCGGATGGCGGAACGGATTTTTACCGATCGGCGTCAAGCGTTTGATCGCCGGGTTGTACGGGGACCGATCCATATCGAAGAGGGGTAG
- a CDS encoding glycosyltransferase family 39 protein: MRPFRMESRGWRAHAPLVAVLLLLAAGVRLYRLGQLSLWYDEVIHVEYCSKLPIGVFTGKVELVEPFFALLLYAWQRIGTSDTWLRMHSVLFGIATAALGYAMGNRTGGRRMGAFAALLLALGPFLVFYSRDAKEYAMLAFLELAAAHLAIRFGSSDGRLSHLALYVLTATLAIYSHNAVPFFLAALNLMFFACYMREFRKAIGWALAQGALITLAAPWFAAQYRFAQAMENKMFWAPVPTMRSLYVSFANMFAGYVVHDWLRIAGVVLLAGLLLAGFVFGGSSRRIVFFLGLTAVGQAVGLYLFSKYGGTSYFVDRFLVGNSALLLTAAGISAAALPRAGLRYAAVGASAALMSVSLHDLYHNRLDENGLNHVGVYRTYDGRGMAAAIRRDWRPGDVVWHTWRQIFSPMRWYGREQRHIIIDMSQRIKVAESYRAAASAEDIGAEPVEVENAIQGVRRIWFVVPGDAGDLGAIYKGIYAWLAARCGPPAVFRFGGEDDIHAPSSLFLFDLETAGMPDTHPTADSTHQVEVSRIVATLTAPEKTGGEASATFINEDKKPQRIHYEAYVADAVCRAQNFDRALAQDSRWRVQPYRDRDKARLAMHTRVDANSHPADLISQTFILAGGRYGVFVERLMTGDIYPSPTADFVIRVEDAEFRVPGTGDKLRGGWMWRRAGQWENDAGGESVVSVTAEDPGNRPEALGTISTVAFVREEPEAPIRDTPVIAQGSLVALPGKTETIRIPTLPGMSRLYCVVALPRDCAVAAVALPMPCE; encoded by the coding sequence ATGAGACCTTTCCGAATGGAATCGCGCGGCTGGCGGGCGCATGCGCCGCTTGTCGCGGTCTTGCTGCTGCTCGCGGCCGGCGTGCGGCTCTATCGGCTGGGCCAGTTGTCGCTCTGGTACGACGAGGTCATTCACGTCGAATATTGCAGCAAATTGCCGATCGGTGTTTTCACGGGCAAAGTCGAACTGGTCGAGCCTTTCTTTGCGCTTCTGCTCTATGCCTGGCAACGTATCGGCACGAGCGACACATGGCTGCGGATGCACAGCGTCCTGTTTGGCATTGCGACAGCGGCGCTGGGTTATGCGATGGGGAATCGCACCGGCGGACGCCGCATGGGCGCATTCGCGGCGCTCCTGCTGGCGTTGGGGCCGTTTCTGGTCTTTTACAGCCGCGACGCCAAGGAATACGCCATGCTGGCTTTCCTTGAACTGGCCGCGGCGCACTTGGCCATCCGGTTCGGTTCGTCCGATGGACGTTTGAGTCATCTGGCCCTTTACGTTCTGACGGCCACGCTGGCCATTTATTCGCACAACGCCGTGCCCTTTTTCCTCGCCGCGCTGAACCTTATGTTTTTTGCATGTTATATGCGCGAGTTTCGCAAGGCGATTGGCTGGGCGCTGGCGCAGGGCGCGTTGATTACCCTTGCCGCGCCATGGTTTGCCGCACAGTATCGTTTTGCGCAAGCCATGGAGAACAAGATGTTCTGGGCGCCCGTTCCCACAATGCGATCGCTGTATGTCTCCTTCGCGAACATGTTTGCCGGATACGTGGTCCACGACTGGCTGCGCATCGCGGGGGTTGTGCTTCTTGCCGGGTTGCTGCTAGCCGGCTTCGTATTCGGCGGTTCGAGCCGGCGGATTGTTTTTTTTCTGGGATTGACGGCTGTCGGCCAGGCGGTTGGGCTGTATCTCTTCTCGAAATACGGCGGAACCTCCTATTTCGTGGACCGTTTTCTTGTGGGCAACAGCGCCCTTCTGCTGACGGCGGCCGGCATATCCGCCGCGGCGTTGCCGCGGGCCGGGTTGCGGTACGCCGCCGTGGGCGCCTCGGCGGCGCTCATGAGCGTATCCCTGCATGACTTGTATCACAATCGCCTCGATGAGAACGGGCTCAATCATGTGGGCGTTTACAGAACCTACGACGGCCGCGGCATGGCGGCCGCAATTCGCCGGGATTGGCGCCCGGGGGACGTCGTTTGGCATACATGGCGGCAGATCTTTTCGCCGATGCGCTGGTACGGACGCGAGCAGCGCCACATCATCATTGACATGTCGCAACGCATAAAAGTCGCGGAGAGTTATCGCGCGGCCGCTTCCGCCGAAGATATCGGCGCGGAACCCGTCGAGGTCGAAAACGCGATACAGGGCGTACGCCGCATCTGGTTTGTCGTTCCTGGCGATGCCGGTGATTTGGGCGCGATCTACAAAGGCATTTACGCGTGGCTTGCGGCGCGTTGCGGTCCGCCCGCCGTCTTCCGTTTTGGCGGCGAGGACGACATCCATGCACCATCGTCGCTGTTCCTTTTCGATTTGGAGACGGCGGGGATGCCGGACACGCATCCAACCGCCGATTCGACGCATCAAGTGGAAGTTTCCCGTATCGTCGCAACGCTTACCGCGCCTGAAAAGACCGGGGGAGAAGCCTCGGCAACCTTCATCAACGAAGATAAAAAACCCCAGCGAATACATTATGAAGCCTATGTGGCGGATGCCGTTTGTCGTGCGCAGAATTTCGACCGTGCCCTTGCCCAGGACAGCCGGTGGCGTGTACAACCCTATCGCGACCGCGACAAGGCCCGCCTGGCGATGCATACACGCGTGGACGCCAACAGCCATCCCGCCGATCTCATTTCCCAAACGTTCATTCTGGCGGGAGGAAGATACGGCGTGTTCGTCGAACGCCTTATGACCGGGGACATCTACCCTTCGCCCACGGCCGACTTTGTGATTCGGGTGGAAGATGCCGAGTTTCGCGTGCCCGGCACGGGGGACAAGCTGCGGGGCGGATGGATGTGGCGGCGGGCCGGCCAATGGGAAAACGACGCCGGCGGCGAATCGGTCGTCAGCGTGACCGCAGAAGATCCCGGCAACCGTCCCGAAGCGCTCGGCACCATCAGTACCGTCGCCTTCGTTCGGGAGGAACCGGAGGCGCCAATCCGCGATACACCCGTCATTGCGCAAGGTTCTTTGGTGGCGCTTCCAGGAAAAACCGAAACAATCAGGATTCCGACGCTCCCGGGAATGAGCCGGCTCTATTGCGTCGTCGCTCTGCCCAGGGATTGCGCCGTGGCGGCCGTGGCGCTGCCAATGCCATGCGAGTAA